Proteins encoded together in one Kutzneria kofuensis window:
- a CDS encoding GGDEF domain-containing protein translates to MRLLLNAGRLAEANTLFEQVVSRGPTSADRWGRSYLLVHRATMAWRLRRIPLALELAAEGWTEMDSERPTGVLASRALGQLGYLLEGIGHRRAALDMVRLALHVAREAGDPSALAQCLQRLGGTLNFRAVDGTPVNAHEIFGEARQHLGEGLTLVGKDDVSYWPLLGAYSRSLAGTGDLELAARHATEVLAHGLEVDDLWTVAVGNWVLGCVHSGLGELVQARTLASRAVNAANKINDNSLLLRFSLDLADICASMEDEVGEAAALRCSVAASRIATETLQEGLGQALEQRRLAVQAQKLAMAAQEAAARDPLTGLANRLGLERSAQQLLEGTASKGKVPWLVLVDVDWFKDVNDDAGHAAGDAALREIARLLRRECRSGDLVARWAGDEFVVLLGDAGPGTDVGPAVAERIRAAVDQHDWRIVLGTARRPTVSIGVAGGPAKLDQLFAAADIALYRAKRQGRNRVEVHETMARLGELSES, encoded by the coding sequence GTGCGCCTGCTGCTCAACGCTGGCCGCCTCGCGGAGGCGAACACCCTCTTCGAACAGGTCGTCTCCCGGGGGCCGACCAGCGCGGACCGGTGGGGCCGGTCCTATCTGCTCGTGCACCGGGCGACGATGGCATGGCGGCTGCGCCGGATCCCGCTGGCGCTGGAGCTGGCCGCCGAGGGCTGGACCGAGATGGACTCCGAGCGGCCGACCGGCGTGCTCGCGTCCCGTGCGCTCGGGCAGCTCGGCTACCTGTTGGAGGGCATCGGCCATCGGCGGGCGGCGCTGGACATGGTGCGGCTGGCGCTGCACGTGGCGAGGGAGGCCGGCGACCCGTCGGCGCTCGCGCAGTGCCTGCAGCGGCTCGGCGGCACGCTCAACTTCCGTGCGGTCGACGGCACGCCCGTCAACGCGCACGAGATCTTCGGTGAGGCGCGGCAGCACCTGGGCGAGGGGCTCACGCTCGTCGGCAAGGACGACGTGAGCTACTGGCCGCTGCTCGGGGCGTACTCCCGCTCGCTGGCCGGCACCGGCGACCTCGAGCTGGCCGCGCGCCACGCCACCGAGGTGCTCGCCCACGGTCTCGAGGTCGACGATCTGTGGACGGTCGCCGTCGGCAACTGGGTGCTCGGCTGCGTGCACAGTGGCCTCGGCGAGCTCGTGCAGGCCCGGACCTTGGCCAGCCGGGCCGTGAACGCGGCCAACAAGATCAACGACAACTCCTTGCTGCTGCGGTTCTCCCTGGACCTGGCCGACATCTGTGCGTCCATGGAGGACGAGGTCGGCGAGGCCGCCGCGCTGCGGTGCAGCGTGGCCGCCAGCCGGATCGCCACCGAGACCCTGCAGGAGGGGCTCGGGCAGGCGCTGGAGCAGCGGCGGCTGGCCGTGCAGGCGCAGAAGCTCGCGATGGCCGCTCAGGAGGCCGCCGCCCGGGATCCGTTGACCGGCCTGGCCAATCGGCTCGGCTTGGAGCGCAGCGCCCAGCAGCTGTTGGAGGGCACCGCTTCCAAGGGCAAGGTGCCGTGGCTGGTGCTCGTCGACGTCGACTGGTTCAAGGACGTCAACGACGATGCCGGGCACGCCGCCGGCGACGCCGCGCTGCGGGAGATCGCCCGGCTGCTGCGGCGGGAGTGCCGGAGCGGGGATCTGGTTGCCCGGTGGGCCGGCGACGAGTTCGTTGTGCTGCTCGGCGATGCCGGTCCCGGCACCGACGTCGGTCCGGCCGTCGCCGAACGGATTCGGGCCGCCGTCGACCAGCACGACTGGCGGATCGTCCTCGGCACCGCGCGGCGGCCCACGGTGTCGATCGGCGTCGCCGGCGGCCCCGCCAAGCTGGACCAGCTGTTCGCCGCCGCCGACATCGCGCTGTACCGGGCCAAGCGGCAGGGCCGCAACCGCGTCGAGGTGCACGAGACGATGGCCCGGTTGGGCGAGCTCTCGGAGAGCTGA
- the rpmG gene encoding 50S ribosomal protein L33: MARNEVRPIVKLRSTAGTGFTYVTRKNRRNDPDRLVLRKFDPVARKHVDFREER; this comes from the coding sequence ATGGCTCGCAACGAGGTTCGACCGATCGTGAAGCTGCGTTCCACGGCGGGCACCGGCTTCACCTACGTCACGCGCAAGAACCGCCGCAACGACCCGGACCGTCTGGTGCTGCGCAAGTTCGACCCGGTGGCCCGCAAGCACGTCGACTTCCGCGAGGAGCGCTGA
- the bluB gene encoding 5,6-dimethylbenzimidazole synthase: MHPLYDVLYRRRDTRREFTGEPIDPAVLERVLGAAHAAPSVGLSQPWDFVLVSDERVRREFRDHVLTERRVFEASLDPERAAVFDRIKIEGVLESSLGVVVCYDPSRGSPAVLGRHAIADAGLYSVCLAIENLWLAATAEGLGVGWVSFYREDFLRRLLGVPAGVRPVAWLCLGGVRDLPDVPDLERHGWRERLPLDDVVHHERYGQRPGR; encoded by the coding sequence GTGCATCCTCTCTACGACGTGCTGTACCGCCGGCGCGACACCCGGCGCGAGTTCACCGGCGAGCCGATCGACCCCGCCGTGCTGGAACGGGTGCTGGGAGCCGCGCATGCGGCGCCGAGCGTCGGGCTCTCCCAGCCGTGGGACTTCGTTCTCGTATCGGACGAACGGGTGCGGCGGGAGTTCCGCGATCACGTGCTCACCGAGCGCCGGGTGTTCGAGGCCTCGCTCGATCCCGAGCGGGCCGCGGTGTTCGACCGGATCAAGATCGAGGGTGTGCTGGAGTCCAGCCTCGGCGTCGTCGTCTGCTACGACCCGTCGCGGGGCTCGCCGGCGGTGCTCGGCCGGCACGCCATCGCCGACGCCGGCCTGTACTCCGTGTGCCTGGCGATCGAGAACCTGTGGCTGGCGGCCACCGCCGAGGGCCTCGGTGTGGGTTGGGTGAGCTTCTATCGTGAGGACTTCCTGCGCCGGCTGCTCGGCGTGCCCGCGGGGGTGCGTCCGGTGGCCTGGCTGTGTCTCGGCGGGGTACGCGACCTGCCCGATGTTCCCGATCTGGAGCGACACGGGTGGCGTGAACGGTTGCCACTCGATGACGTTGTCCACCATGAGCGGTACGGTCAGCGGCCAGGCCGGTAG
- the mrf gene encoding ribosome hibernation factor-recruiting GTPase MRF, producing MSVPIVLVGGLAATAAESIADELAGGGTAVVHHDLCRVTEGVVRRRLRHRGEDSWTVLELGHGCVSCTLREDLLPLVARLSERDDVSRIVLHLDPRIEPEPVCWALDRSRIQAVITAVDHERWLEDATGDDAMYERGLGGSADDERTVAQVAVGQAEFADVLVLTGPAGRLDAAFRRLAPTALQVPLGGVGWLSKLPANARRGRSDSAHGPLLRGEPPLHREDGFELLLFSERRPFHPERFHSNIDVLLDGVVRGKGRFWVASRPDIALWLESAGGGLQIGHAGPWLAAIDEWDGIDDDRRAMAALNWDPYYGDRGQEIVVLTDGADHAEITAALRHALVTDAELAAGLSAWDGYRDPFLFTDREDELR from the coding sequence GTGTCCGTACCGATCGTGCTGGTCGGCGGCCTGGCGGCGACGGCGGCCGAGTCGATAGCCGACGAACTGGCCGGCGGCGGCACCGCCGTCGTGCACCACGACCTGTGCCGGGTGACCGAGGGGGTGGTGCGGCGACGGCTGCGGCACCGCGGCGAGGACAGCTGGACGGTGCTGGAGCTTGGCCACGGCTGCGTGTCCTGCACGCTGCGCGAGGACCTGCTGCCGCTGGTGGCTCGCCTGTCCGAGCGTGACGACGTCAGCCGGATCGTGCTGCACCTCGACCCCCGCATCGAGCCGGAGCCGGTCTGCTGGGCGCTGGACCGGTCGCGGATCCAGGCGGTGATCACCGCCGTCGACCACGAACGCTGGCTCGAAGACGCCACCGGTGACGACGCGATGTACGAACGCGGCCTCGGCGGCAGCGCCGACGACGAGCGCACGGTCGCCCAGGTCGCGGTCGGCCAGGCCGAGTTCGCCGACGTGCTCGTGCTCACCGGTCCGGCCGGCCGCCTCGACGCCGCGTTCCGGCGGCTCGCGCCGACCGCGCTGCAGGTTCCGCTCGGCGGCGTCGGGTGGCTGTCGAAGCTGCCGGCGAACGCCCGGCGGGGACGCTCCGACAGCGCGCACGGGCCGTTGCTGCGCGGCGAGCCGCCGCTGCACCGGGAGGACGGCTTCGAACTGCTGCTGTTCAGCGAGCGCCGGCCGTTTCATCCAGAACGTTTCCACTCGAACATCGATGTGCTCCTCGACGGCGTTGTGCGCGGCAAGGGCCGGTTCTGGGTCGCCAGCCGTCCCGACATCGCGCTGTGGCTGGAATCCGCCGGCGGCGGACTCCAGATCGGGCATGCCGGCCCGTGGCTGGCCGCCATCGACGAGTGGGACGGCATCGACGACGACCGCCGAGCCATGGCCGCCCTCAACTGGGATCCGTACTACGGCGACCGCGGCCAGGAGATCGTCGTGCTCACCGACGGCGCCGACCACGCCGAGATCACCGCCGCGCTGCGGCACGCGCTCGTCACCGACGCCGAACTCGCCGCCGGACTGTCCGCTTGGGACGGCTACCGCGACCCGTTCCTGTTCACCGACCGTGAGGACGAACTGCGATGA
- the rpsN gene encoding 30S ribosomal protein S14 gives MAKKSKIAKDARRRETVARYAQQRARLKVVVSSPTATQAEREAAGLLLQKLPRDASPTRLRNRDVVDGRPRGFFRKFGLSRLRLREAAHRGELPGVSKSSW, from the coding sequence ATGGCGAAGAAGTCCAAGATCGCCAAGGACGCGCGGCGCCGGGAGACCGTGGCCCGCTACGCACAGCAGCGGGCCCGGCTGAAGGTCGTCGTCTCGTCTCCGACGGCGACCCAGGCCGAGCGCGAGGCCGCCGGGCTGCTCCTGCAGAAGCTGCCCCGCGACGCCAGCCCGACCCGGCTGCGCAACCGGGACGTGGTCGACGGCCGGCCGCGCGGCTTCTTCCGCAAGTTCGGGCTGTCCCGGCTGCGGCTGCGCGAGGCGGCGCACCGCGGCGAGCTGCCCGGCGTGAGCAAGTCGAGTTGGTGA
- a CDS encoding S53 family peptidase, with protein MRRTIPLLAGLVLAMSLTGTAVGAAATHSAHRVCDRPAAGQAACEAWLSDRVTPNATPSGYGPSDLRSAYNLTTSTTAGAGQTIAIVDAYDDPTAFADVNVYRAQYGIAALGSCTPSTIKSSTTACFAKADQNGGTSYPRANGGWAQEISLDLDMASAICPKCNVLLVEASSASLTNLGTAVNTAVRLGANAVSNSYGGSESSSETGSESTYYNHPGVAITASSGDGGYGVEFPAASRYVTAVGGTSLAKASNSRGWSETAWSGAGSGCSGYVTKPSWQTDSGCARRTVADVSAVADPNTGVAVYDSTSYQGRKGWLVFGGTSVASPIIGSIYALAGNASSLTYASSIYSHTSALYDVSGGSNGSCGGTYLCTAVSGFDGPTGLGTPNGTGAF; from the coding sequence TTGCGTAGAACAATCCCCCTGCTGGCCGGCCTGGTGCTGGCGATGTCCCTGACCGGAACCGCCGTCGGCGCGGCCGCGACGCACTCCGCGCACCGCGTGTGCGACCGGCCCGCCGCCGGCCAGGCGGCTTGCGAGGCGTGGCTGAGCGACCGCGTCACGCCGAACGCGACCCCGTCCGGCTACGGGCCGTCCGACCTGCGGTCGGCCTACAACCTCACGACGTCGACGACCGCGGGCGCCGGCCAGACGATCGCGATCGTGGACGCCTACGACGACCCGACAGCCTTCGCCGACGTCAACGTCTACCGCGCGCAGTACGGCATCGCCGCGCTGGGCTCGTGCACCCCGTCGACGATCAAGTCGAGCACCACCGCGTGCTTCGCGAAGGCCGACCAGAACGGCGGCACCAGCTACCCGCGCGCCAACGGCGGCTGGGCCCAGGAGATCTCGCTCGACCTGGACATGGCGTCGGCGATCTGTCCGAAGTGCAACGTGTTGCTCGTCGAGGCGAGCAGCGCGTCGCTGACCAACCTGGGCACCGCGGTGAACACCGCCGTCAGGCTCGGCGCGAACGCGGTGAGCAACAGCTACGGCGGAAGTGAGTCATCCTCGGAAACAGGCTCGGAAAGCACGTACTACAACCACCCGGGCGTCGCCATCACGGCCAGTTCCGGCGACGGTGGCTACGGTGTCGAGTTCCCGGCCGCGTCCCGCTACGTCACCGCGGTCGGCGGCACCAGCCTGGCCAAGGCGAGCAACTCCCGTGGCTGGAGCGAGACGGCGTGGAGCGGCGCCGGTAGCGGCTGCTCCGGCTACGTCACCAAGCCGTCGTGGCAGACCGATTCCGGCTGCGCCCGGCGGACCGTCGCGGACGTGAGCGCGGTGGCCGACCCCAACACCGGCGTCGCCGTCTACGACAGCACGTCGTACCAGGGTCGCAAGGGCTGGCTGGTGTTCGGCGGCACCAGCGTCGCCTCGCCGATCATCGGATCGATCTATGCGTTGGCGGGCAACGCTTCCTCGCTGACCTACGCCTCGTCGATCTACAGCCACACCTCGGCGCTGTACGACGTGTCGGGCGGCAGCAACGGAAGCTGCGGCGGCACCTACCTC
- a CDS encoding type B 50S ribosomal protein L31, with amino-acid sequence MKKGIHPDYHPVVFQDSSTGTSFLTRSTATSDRTVEWHDGNTYPLLVVDITADSHPFWTGAQRLVDTAGRVEKFNRRYGKRIR; translated from the coding sequence ATGAAAAAGGGCATCCACCCCGACTACCACCCCGTGGTGTTCCAGGACTCCTCGACCGGGACGTCGTTCCTGACCCGGTCGACCGCCACCTCGGACCGGACCGTCGAATGGCACGACGGCAACACCTATCCGTTGCTGGTGGTCGACATCACCGCCGACTCGCACCCGTTCTGGACCGGCGCGCAGCGGCTCGTCGACACCGCCGGTCGCGTGGAGAAGTTCAACCGCCGCTACGGAAAGAGGATCCGCTGA
- the rpmF gene encoding 50S ribosomal protein L32 has product MAVPKRRTSRSNTRHRRSQWKATAPELVPIVLEGRRILVPRHLVPAYHRGFLRPRQQ; this is encoded by the coding sequence ATGGCCGTGCCCAAGCGCAGGACGTCACGCAGCAACACCCGGCACCGCCGCTCGCAGTGGAAGGCGACCGCCCCGGAGCTGGTGCCGATCGTGCTGGAAGGGCGGCGGATCCTGGTGCCGCGCCACCTGGTTCCCGCCTACCACAGGGGCTTCCTGCGGCCCCGTCAACAGTGA
- the rpsR gene encoding 30S ribosomal protein S18, giving the protein MPRTDRRPARRKVNILRREGVTRVDWTDVSLLRKFISDRGKIRSRRVTGLTPREQREVATAIKNAREMALLPYPGPSQR; this is encoded by the coding sequence ATGCCCAGGACCGATCGGCGCCCGGCACGGCGCAAGGTGAACATCCTCCGCCGCGAGGGCGTGACCCGAGTGGACTGGACCGACGTCTCGCTGCTGCGCAAGTTCATCTCGGACCGCGGCAAGATCCGCTCCCGTCGCGTGACCGGGCTGACCCCGCGGGAGCAGCGCGAGGTCGCCACCGCGATCAAGAACGCGCGCGAAATGGCCCTCTTGCCCTATCCGGGGCCCTCGCAGCGCTGA
- a CDS encoding response regulator: MIKVMLADDEDLVRSGLRMILSSAGDIEVVAECDDGLLVADLARQHRPHVVLLDVRMRSADGLVALRRLRTLPEPPRVAMLTTFDVDEYVSEALRLGASGFLLKDTEPEQLVKAVRDLARGGAVLDPGVAARVLAAVADGERAAEPARRLLTSLSEREREVLQLIGQGMSNAEIGGALHLSEATVKGYVSSVLGKIGAVNRVQAALVAYRGGLIA, translated from the coding sequence GTGATCAAAGTGATGCTGGCTGACGACGAGGATCTCGTCCGATCCGGCCTCAGGATGATTCTCAGCAGCGCCGGCGACATCGAGGTGGTCGCCGAGTGCGATGACGGCCTGCTCGTCGCCGATCTCGCGCGGCAGCACCGGCCGCACGTCGTGCTGCTCGACGTGCGCATGCGTTCGGCTGACGGGCTCGTCGCGCTGCGCAGGCTGCGCACGCTGCCCGAGCCGCCGCGCGTCGCCATGCTGACCACGTTCGACGTCGACGAGTACGTGTCCGAGGCGCTCCGGCTGGGCGCCAGTGGGTTCCTGCTCAAGGACACCGAGCCCGAGCAACTCGTCAAGGCCGTCCGCGATCTCGCCCGCGGCGGGGCCGTGCTCGACCCGGGCGTCGCCGCCCGCGTGCTGGCCGCCGTCGCCGACGGCGAGCGTGCCGCCGAGCCCGCCCGCCGGCTGCTGACGTCGCTGTCCGAGCGTGAGCGGGAGGTGCTCCAGCTCATCGGCCAGGGCATGTCCAACGCCGAGATCGGTGGGGCGCTGCACCTGTCGGAGGCGACCGTGAAGGGCTACGTGTCGTCCGTGCTGGGCAAGATCGGCGCGGTGAACCGGGTGCAGGCGGCGCTGGTCGCCTACCGCGGCGGGCTCATCGCCTGA
- the rpmB gene encoding 50S ribosomal protein L28 — MAKRCQVTGSGPGYGKQVSHSHRRTSRRWEPNLQRRRYWVPSQRRWVTLRLSAKAIKTIDRKGIDAVLAGMGVPARKES; from the coding sequence ATGGCCAAGCGCTGCCAGGTGACCGGCAGCGGCCCCGGCTACGGCAAGCAGGTGTCGCACTCGCACCGGCGGACCTCCCGCCGGTGGGAGCCCAACCTCCAGCGCCGCCGCTACTGGGTGCCGTCCCAGCGGCGCTGGGTGACGCTGCGACTGTCCGCCAAGGCGATCAAGACCATCGACCGCAAGGGGATCGACGCGGTCCTGGCCGGAATGGGTGTTCCAGCCCGAAAGGAGTCGTAA